DNA sequence from the Planctomycetaceae bacterium genome:
GACATGATCCGCCAACTGGATTTTCCACTGGCGAACTGCCGTTATCTGATCGCGACTCACGCCGACGCGGATCACGTTCAGGGACTTCAAAAGGCGGCCGGATTGCTTCCCGGATCAGTGACCGTGGCTCATCCTTCCGTGAAGCGAATCCTGGAAACCGGCGACCGCATCGCGTCATTTGCCGAAATTCCGGCGCAGGGCATTTCCATCGAGATGCCGACGTTTTCGATCGCAAAGACCGTCACGGAAGGCGATACGCTGGAATTCGGCAGTTCTGTTCTGGAAGTCTGGGACACTCCCGGCCACGCGACCGGGCAGCTTTCGTTTCGCTTTGGCAAGCTGCTGTTTTCGGGCGACAACATCTTTCGCGACGGCTGTGTCGGCGGAATTGACGCCCACCACGGATCGGACATCGCGGAATTCATCGACAGCCTGAAACGCATTCGAGACAGCGATGTGGAATGGCTGCTGCCCAGTCACGGCCCGGCATTTCGCAATGATCGCGGCCTGCTGCAGTCGACCATCGATCGGCTGGAAGGCTATCAGCACATGGCCGACTTCGGCACCTGCGCCGTCGACTGGCCGCTGCTGGACGAGTGGGAAACGGAACTCGCGCGAGGCACGGCGCCGCAGGATTCGTGAGGCCGCAAGTCGTGGCCGCGACGGAATCGGACCACGCCGCGGCGTCCGAGTCACGGGTCAAACAGTGTTGGAAAACCGCCGGATGAGCGTCTGACACCCCGGAATCGGCACCAA
Encoded proteins:
- a CDS encoding MBL fold metallo-hydrolase translates to MLTRRELFPNVIELNFQARRRFGCCVYLVFQESDWLLIDIGYEDTVDEIIDMIRQLDFPLANCRYLIATHADADHVQGLQKAAGLLPGSVTVAHPSVKRILETGDRIASFAEIPAQGISIEMPTFSIAKTVTEGDTLEFGSSVLEVWDTPGHATGQLSFRFGKLLFSGDNIFRDGCVGGIDAHHGSDIAEFIDSLKRIRDSDVEWLLPSHGPAFRNDRGLLQSTIDRLEGYQHMADFGTCAVDWPLLDEWETELARGTAPQDS